The following are from one region of the Paenibacillus sabinae T27 genome:
- a CDS encoding D-alanyl-D-alanine carboxypeptidase family protein: MKRRSILGAAATVLTIIVLLAAIEHGTLVMKPHIRSKAAVLMDLETGKLWMDVNGGAALCPAGMSKMMTQMIVLDRLAAGVLHWSDKVPVSARAGTAEGTTLNMQAGEVYTVKELYQGVTVYSANDAAVALAEHIAGSESAFVSIMNAKAKALGLSGETVFANATGASPPSAERQQGKLVETRMTAVDAGKLAAALITSYPEVLETSSLTQMKLQSKGLYVSNTNLMLPGMGGAYAYTGTDGLKTGYDERTGYSFAGTAERGGHRVIAVIMGADSQEERFKETAELFDYAFYMELPPVRRFKYLLGRLGGAFG; encoded by the coding sequence ATGAAGCGACGGAGCATTTTGGGGGCGGCCGCCACCGTCTTGACGATTATAGTGCTGCTTGCAGCAATCGAGCACGGAACGCTCGTCATGAAGCCGCATATCAGGTCAAAAGCGGCGGTGCTGATGGATCTTGAAACCGGGAAGCTTTGGATGGATGTCAACGGAGGAGCTGCTTTGTGCCCGGCCGGAATGTCGAAGATGATGACGCAGATGATCGTGCTCGACCGCCTGGCTGCGGGGGTGCTTCATTGGAGCGATAAGGTTCCGGTCAGCGCCCGTGCCGGAACGGCGGAAGGGACGACGCTGAATATGCAGGCCGGCGAAGTATATACGGTAAAAGAGCTGTATCAGGGAGTTACCGTCTATTCGGCCAATGATGCGGCGGTGGCGCTTGCTGAGCATATTGCAGGCTCGGAAAGCGCATTTGTCTCTATAATGAACGCAAAGGCCAAGGCGCTCGGACTTTCGGGGGAGACCGTCTTTGCCAATGCGACGGGGGCTTCGCCGCCAAGCGCGGAACGGCAGCAGGGCAAGCTCGTAGAGACAAGGATGACAGCCGTCGATGCCGGGAAGCTGGCGGCCGCGCTGATCACTTCGTATCCGGAGGTGCTGGAGACCTCCAGCCTGACCCAAATGAAGCTGCAGAGCAAGGGGCTGTACGTCAGCAATACGAATCTGATGCTTCCGGGAATGGGCGGTGCTTACGCTTACACGGGAACGGACGGGCTAAAGACAGGATACGATGAACGGACGGGATACAGCTTTGCGGGAACGGCCGAGCGCGGAGGGCATCGTGTCATTGCCGTCATAATGGGCGCGGACTCCCAGGAGGAGCGATTCAAGGAGACGGCCGAGCTGTTCGACTACGCGTTTTATATGGAGCTTCCGCCGGTCCGAAGATTCAAATACTTGCTGGGACGCCTTGGCGGCGCCTTCGGCTAA
- a CDS encoding ABC transporter permease codes for MKQNHAPASRTYAAVRQFAASRPAVLALLFLTAVITLCLLAPWLTDSDPVKISLRSLNKPPTAEHWLGTDNGGRDVLSRLLYGGRTTLWISLCVSAMTAGAGTAIGVLAGYFGRAADSLLMRAADVVLSFPFLIIVIVVKSIYPDGGIPSLIWTAGLLGWGGFARIIRAKTLAVKEYEYILAARSLGAGPLRILTRHLLPGLSGLLIVNLMWTFAAMIGVEASLSFLGFGVPAGQPSWGNMMADALSPEVIRDRWWIWLPASLLITGVILSIHLISEGIKKAFLVQEKY; via the coding sequence ATGAAGCAAAACCATGCGCCTGCTTCCCGGACCTACGCCGCTGTCCGGCAATTTGCCGCCAGTCGTCCAGCCGTCTTAGCCCTGCTGTTTCTTACAGCGGTAATTACACTTTGTCTCCTTGCTCCCTGGCTTACGGACTCTGACCCGGTGAAGATCAGTCTGCGGAGCCTGAATAAGCCTCCAACAGCCGAGCACTGGCTGGGCACCGACAATGGAGGCAGAGATGTGCTGTCCCGGCTGTTATACGGAGGCCGGACGACGCTATGGATCAGCCTTTGCGTATCCGCTATGACTGCCGGTGCAGGGACTGCGATAGGAGTTCTGGCCGGTTATTTCGGCCGGGCGGCGGATTCGCTGCTGATGCGGGCGGCCGATGTCGTGCTGTCTTTTCCCTTCCTGATCATCGTCATTGTCGTCAAGAGCATCTATCCGGACGGCGGCATCCCCTCGCTGATCTGGACGGCGGGGCTGCTGGGCTGGGGAGGATTTGCACGGATCATCAGGGCCAAGACGCTCGCCGTTAAAGAATATGAATATATACTGGCCGCGCGCTCACTGGGAGCCGGGCCGCTGCGCATATTGACTCGCCATCTGCTGCCGGGTCTGTCGGGACTATTGATCGTGAATCTGATGTGGACGTTCGCGGCCATGATCGGAGTCGAAGCGAGTCTCAGCTTTCTGGGGTTCGGCGTGCCGGCCGGTCAGCCAAGCTGGGGGAATATGATGGCGGATGCGCTCTCTCCGGAGGTCATCAGGGACCGATGGTGGATATGGCTTCCGGCTTCTCTGCTGATTACCGGGGTAATTCTTTCGATTCATTTGATTAGCGAGGGAATCAAGAAGGCATTTCTGGTCCAAGAGAAATATTGA
- a CDS encoding ABC transporter permease yields the protein MLLKFALRRLLGAVPLLLLISVAVFALAKQMPGDGLGGGLNPGNKDPGYAAEMRESLGYGDPLPIQYWRWLKAAAAGDFGQSFLYKMPASELIGQRLPATLLLAMLSLLITYGSALVLGMISGRNPGGWRDRLILTASYVTYAVPTFIAAIFAIYLFAVVLGWVPLGGSVTAADSGGAWSSLGDRAVHALLPAVVLGLFNTAAYTQFLRGEIIENSGKNYVRTAMAKGISRSTVYNRHILRNSLLPLVTFLGLDIGGLLGGSVVIENLFSYPGIGSLFAAAVAGRDYAVMMAVTLMTAFMIVAGNIVADVLYGLLDPRIRAGYDGGRK from the coding sequence ATGCTGCTCAAATTCGCGCTTCGCAGGCTGCTTGGCGCCGTGCCGCTGCTGCTCCTGATTTCGGTCGCCGTGTTCGCGCTGGCCAAGCAGATGCCGGGGGACGGTCTGGGCGGAGGGCTGAACCCGGGGAACAAAGATCCCGGTTATGCCGCGGAAATGAGGGAAAGTCTAGGATACGGCGACCCATTGCCAATCCAGTATTGGCGCTGGTTAAAGGCGGCAGCTGCAGGGGACTTCGGGCAATCCTTCCTGTATAAAATGCCTGCAAGTGAGCTCATCGGCCAGCGCCTGCCTGCAACGCTGCTGCTGGCCATGCTGTCGCTTCTCATTACTTATGGAAGCGCTTTGGTGCTCGGCATGATTTCCGGACGCAATCCGGGAGGATGGAGGGACCGGTTAATCCTGACGGCCAGCTATGTTACCTATGCGGTCCCGACCTTCATCGCGGCGATCTTTGCGATTTATCTGTTTGCGGTTGTGCTCGGCTGGGTGCCTCTTGGCGGCTCGGTTACGGCTGCCGATTCTGGGGGAGCATGGTCATCGCTGGGAGACCGGGCGGTTCATGCCCTGCTTCCCGCGGTCGTGCTCGGCCTGTTCAATACCGCGGCGTATACGCAATTTTTGCGGGGAGAAATCATCGAGAACAGCGGCAAAAATTATGTGCGCACGGCCATGGCCAAAGGCATATCCCGATCCACGGTCTATAACCGGCATATTCTGCGCAATTCGCTCCTTCCGCTCGTTACCTTCCTGGGATTGGATATTGGAGGGCTGCTCGGCGGCTCGGTCGTCATCGAGAATTTGTTCTCCTATCCGGGGATCGGATCGCTGTTTGCGGCTGCGGTGGCGGGCCGGGATTATGCGGTGATGATGGCAGTAACGCTGATGACAGCGTTCATGATTGTTGCCGGGAATATCGTGGCGGACGTGCTGTACGGTCTGCTTGACCCCCGCATACGTGCGGGTTACGACGGAGGAAGAAAATGA
- the opp4A gene encoding oligopeptide ABC transporter substrate-binding protein: MNNRKVIRALAPLLFVALLLSGCGGADAPDNRGGREPSSVATNAGGDPKAGGTVTYGFPSPFKGLFEPAFYEGEDDFHVLEFITEPLFTVKDDLTTAPGIATWEESPDHKTFTFKIKRGIHWQNGTELTVEDWKFALEVIANPDYTGPRYYSVEMIQGAEAYHNGKAKEISGIQVIDPYTMKITVTAARVNTIDNLWAYPMNKRYFAGVAVKDMPSSDQVRKAPIGIGPFKVKHIQPGEFVELTRFDDYYKGKPLLDGVLYKVFDDKLIASLFEQGRIDVEQAPRDAYESLKKLDNITLMQTPDLSFEYIGFKFGHWDGKTGQIVMDNPKFSDKRLRQAMYYALDRQGIIDAFSYGLGKLSETPISSKSWAKIPEAQINRYPYDPEKAKRLLDEAGYKDMDGDGLREDPKGAKFVIHFDGMVGGTNDEPRTEAILQNWRDVGLDVKLNGGALKEMNTFYTAVEEDDPSVELFNGVWGLSNDPDPTGLWRKNDLWNYPRWSSAENERLIREGISLKAYDRKYRTQVYYDWQKLINEEVPMIFVAERETITAVNKRLQGVKVSTLSNIIEPYKWWVKDGK, translated from the coding sequence ATGAACAACAGAAAGGTAATCCGGGCACTTGCGCCGCTGCTCTTCGTTGCACTGCTGCTGTCGGGCTGCGGCGGAGCGGATGCTCCGGACAATCGCGGCGGGAGAGAGCCTTCCTCTGTGGCAACCAATGCCGGAGGCGACCCCAAAGCGGGCGGGACGGTAACGTACGGCTTTCCTTCTCCGTTCAAGGGATTATTTGAGCCGGCTTTTTACGAAGGTGAAGATGACTTTCATGTTCTGGAATTTATAACCGAACCGTTGTTTACGGTCAAGGACGATTTGACCACTGCCCCCGGGATCGCAACCTGGGAGGAGTCGCCCGACCATAAGACGTTCACTTTTAAAATCAAGCGGGGCATTCACTGGCAGAACGGCACCGAATTGACCGTGGAGGACTGGAAATTTGCGCTTGAGGTCATTGCCAACCCAGACTATACGGGCCCGCGCTATTACAGTGTGGAAATGATTCAGGGGGCCGAAGCTTATCACAACGGGAAAGCGAAGGAGATATCGGGCATCCAGGTTATCGATCCCTATACAATGAAGATTACGGTAACGGCCGCCCGTGTGAACACGATTGATAATCTGTGGGCGTATCCGATGAATAAGCGATATTTTGCTGGAGTTGCGGTAAAGGATATGCCGAGCAGTGACCAGGTGCGTAAAGCCCCCATCGGCATCGGCCCGTTCAAAGTAAAGCATATTCAGCCGGGGGAATTTGTCGAGCTGACGCGGTTCGACGATTATTACAAGGGCAAACCCCTCCTTGACGGCGTGCTGTATAAAGTATTCGACGACAAGCTGATTGCAAGCCTGTTCGAGCAGGGGCGGATCGATGTCGAGCAGGCACCGCGGGATGCATATGAAAGCCTGAAAAAGCTCGATAACATTACGCTGATGCAGACGCCCGATTTGTCTTTTGAGTATATCGGCTTTAAATTCGGGCACTGGGACGGCAAGACCGGGCAGATTGTCATGGATAACCCCAAGTTCTCGGACAAAAGACTGCGGCAGGCCATGTACTATGCCCTTGACCGCCAAGGCATCATTGACGCTTTCTCTTACGGACTCGGCAAGCTGTCGGAAACGCCGATCTCAAGCAAAAGCTGGGCCAAAATTCCGGAGGCGCAAATTAACCGGTACCCGTATGACCCGGAAAAGGCCAAACGGCTGCTGGATGAAGCGGGGTATAAGGACATGGACGGGGACGGCCTGCGCGAAGATCCCAAAGGAGCGAAGTTCGTGATTCATTTTGACGGCATGGTCGGCGGCACCAATGACGAACCGCGAACGGAGGCTATTTTGCAGAATTGGCGGGATGTGGGCCTGGATGTCAAGCTGAACGGCGGAGCGCTCAAGGAGATGAACACCTTCTATACGGCGGTCGAAGAGGATGATCCTTCAGTGGAGCTGTTTAACGGTGTCTGGGGATTATCCAATGATCCCGATCCTACCGGACTGTGGAGAAAGAATGATCTCTGGAACTACCCCCGGTGGTCCTCGGCGGAGAACGAACGACTCATCCGGGAGGGGATAAGTCTGAAAGCGTATGACCGGAAGTACCGCACGCAGGTGTATTATGACTGGCAGAAATTAATCAATGAAGAAGTGCCGATGATATTTGTTGCGGAACGCGAGACCATTACAGCCGTAAACAAACGGCTTCAGGGAGTCAAGGTCAGTACGCTGAGCAACATCATCGAGCCCTACAAGTGGTGGGTAAAAGACGGCAAATAG